From a single Nostoc edaphicum CCNP1411 genomic region:
- a CDS encoding type II toxin-antitoxin system RelE family toxin: MYEVILHPDVQEVYVNADKAFAKKIARCLQQLEQTPRSHPNIKALKDRSSQ; encoded by the coding sequence ATGTATGAAGTTATTCTTCATCCCGATGTTCAAGAAGTTTATGTCAATGCTGACAAAGCTTTTGCTAAGAAAATTGCCCGATGTTTGCAGCAGCTAGAACAAACTCCTCGATCGCACCCCAACATTAAAGCCCTGAAGGATCGCTCATCGCAGTGA